Within the Candidatus Marsarchaeota archaeon genome, the region CGTATCGAGAGGGACCTCGCTTGCGCCTATGTGCTGGGTTATGCCTCCTGCTTCCTTGGCAGTTATCGCGCTGTTGCGTATCTTGTCCAGGAGCGTGGTCTTGCCATGGTCGACGTGGCCCATGACGCATATTATAGGTTGCCTTATCATGAATATGCACCTTGAAAGAACGACGAGCCCACAAACGCTCGGGCTCATGTTTTGAGAATAAACGCCTTCGGATTAATTATTGGCATAATAGCTATTTAGCGCTTGCTGTGCTGTGCCTGGGTCGCCGGCTGCCGCATTGCAGGTCGATGGGCTTTGCTGGCGGCATTGCTGCTGCCGCTAAACGAGCTTTGCGAAAGGCATAAAAATTCTCGTTTAGCAACTCAAAGAGTAATATTTAGGGGTATCAAAAAAAGTGATACAATGCAGGAAAAAACACTGGTGCTCGTTAAGCCGGATGGCGTAAAACGAGCGCTCATCGGCAGAGTGATATCAAAATTTGAAGATGCAGGCCTTAAAGTCGTAGCTTTGAAGATGGTTCTTCCGACTAAGGAGCTTGCAGAAAAACATTATCCACTTGATGAGGAGTGGTATACAAACGCATGGAAGAATACCAAAAAAGGCTACGATGAGAAGGGCATAGAGTTCAAAGAAACGCCTCTTCAGTTGGGCACGCGCGTAAGGGGATGGCTGGTAGAAGCTTTGACAAGCGGGCCCGTAGTGGCGATGGTCATCGAAGGCAATGATGCGGTAGCTGCAGTAAGGAAGCTTGCTGGTGCAACCGCCCCGAATCGTGCAGACCCGTCGACTATACGCGGTATGTATTCGACAGATTCGTATGACCTCTCAGATTCCAAAAAGAGGGTGCTCAAGAATGTAGTGCATGCATCTGATTCTGTCCCAAATGCCAACAAAGAGATCTCGGTATGGTTTGGCGGAAAAGAGATAATTAGCTACGACAGGGCGGATGCGGAAGCGCTTTATTGAGCTTCCAGCATTTACTGAAGCAATAGAGAACTAGCGAATTTATTCAATGAAAATGTTACTCTATCAAGCCGTAGCCAGTGAGCTTCCAGCGCTGCGATATATTTCGCATTATAGCTATCTTTGAGCCGCCGAGCGCGCATACTGGGTGCTTTAGGTCGAATTTTATCTTGTCACGCTTTGCGCTTCTCACATATCCGACAACTGTAAGGGTGCCAACGCTAAGTATCATCGGCTCGTTCTCCGAAATGCCGCGCTCTTCGATATCCTTCCTGTTTAGCGAATAATACCTTATGCTGAGCGACGATACGACTTCCGGGAGCTTTCCAGGCGCGCCAAGGAGGTTTCCGACAAGGCCGTCAGCTTTTGTGTAGTACGGGTCCAGCTCCGTAGATATGCCTATAAGGCCGCCTGGCTGCGCCTCCTCCAGCTCGTCTGTGCCATTGCTTATGCCGCGCACATACGTTATCGCCGGCTTGTATACATCCTTCTTTGATTTTGAGGCAAGCTTGATTCCTGGCCTTATCTCTATCTTATCGCCTATGCGCAGCCTTCCCTTTATTATCGTGCCTCCTACAACCCCGCCTTTCAGGCTGCCTGGCTTGGCGCCCGGCTTGTTTATGTCGAATGACCTTGCTATGTACATTAGCGGATCTGCCTCCGGGTCGTTCTGCGGTTTTGGCATATTGACTATGGCTTCAAGCAGTACATCCATGTTTATGCCCTTGCTCGCAACTACAGGTATGATCGGTGCGCCCTCTATGACACTGCCCTTGAGAAAATCCTTTATCTGCTTGTAATTTGC harbors:
- a CDS encoding nucleoside-diphosphate kinase (catalyzes the formation of nucleoside triphosphate from ATP and nucleoside diphosphate) → MQEKTLVLVKPDGVKRALIGRVISKFEDAGLKVVALKMVLPTKELAEKHYPLDEEWYTNAWKNTKKGYDEKGIEFKETPLQLGTRVRGWLVEALTSGPVVAMVIEGNDAVAAVRKLAGATAPNRADPSTIRGMYSTDSYDLSDSKKRVLKNVVHASDSVPNANKEISVWFGGKEIISYDRADAEALY
- a CDS encoding translation initiation factor IF-2 subunit gamma, which translates into the protein MDSIKQSALNIGTLGHVDHGKTTLVQALTHVWTDRHSESLKRNMTIKLGYADTIIKKCPDCAAPQAYTVGDTCEQCGSKAEPIMRISILDAPGHETLMATAIAGANIINAILFVIAANEPCPMQQTKEHLMVINLLGIKNAIVVQSKVDIVGKAAALANYKQIKDFLKGSVIEGAPIIPVVASKGINMDVLLEAIVNMPKPQNDPEADPLMYIARSFDINKPGAKPGSLKGGVVGGTIIKGRLRIGDKIEIRPGIKLASKSKKDVYKPAITYVRGISNGTDELEEAQPGGLIGISTELDPYYTKADGLVGNLLGAPGKLPEVVSSLSIRYYSLNRKDIEERGISENEPMILSVGTLTVVGYVRSAKRDKIKFDLKHPVCALGGSKIAIMRNISQRWKLTGYGLIE